A genomic region of Dermacentor andersoni chromosome 9, qqDerAnde1_hic_scaffold, whole genome shotgun sequence contains the following coding sequences:
- the LOC140213301 gene encoding uncharacterized protein has translation MPPVSKHRHPRHGRRRTTWYRSAAHLFPLFSCAPAMVHAWVVTVADIASEARTVLRCHRPFAAWLRWTGWLSDAPLWQTCLVTAPFLLSLVMARYCCGGRRHEGAMVSSVRPRFSQSAIDHGENLVAASGTALGGTGRGAEHKSSDGHSQEAALTLATVLGISNQATTSYLLSGNQLDKSCASGGSGYRNSEREAAAVVIQRWIRTEFRRWLLDAAARRSLERRIHEGSGNALPRPAALLSLSFADPAPLCPEFSDLLMDGRTDGCYSVPF, from the exons ATGCCGCCTGTTTCGAAGCATCGTCACCCTCGCCACGGCCGTCGAAGAACCACGTGGTATAGATCTGCTGCACATTTATTTCCTCTTTTCTCCTGTGCACCAGCGATGGTCCATGCGTGGGTAGTGACTGTGGCCGACATCGCGTCCGAGGCGCGGACCGTCCTCCGGTGCCATCGCCCCTTCGCTGCGTGGCTGCGCTGGACCGGGTGGCTGTCAGACGCGCCCCTGTGGCAGACGTGCCTCGTGACGGCACCTTTCTTGCTAAGCCTCGTGATGGCCAG GTACTGTTGCGGAGGCAGGCGACACGAGGGAGCTATGGTGTCCAGCGTGCGTCCACGGTTTAGCCAGTCTGCGATCGACCACGGTGAAAATCTCGTCGCCGCATCCGGGACGGCCCTCGGTGGTACAGGGCGTGGAGCTGAACACAAGAGCAGCGACGGGCATAGCCAGGAAG CAGCACTCACACTCGCTACGGTCCTCGGTATCTCGAACCAGGCCACGACATCTTACCTGCTGAGTGGAAACCAGCTTGACAAGTCTTGCGCGTCAG GAGGGTCTGGTTACCGGAACAGCGAGAGAGAGGCCGCTGCGGTGGTCATCCAGCGCTGGATACGGACCGAGTTCAGGCGATGGCTCTTAGATGCCGCGGCGCGACGCAGCCTTGAACGCCGAATACATGAG GGCTCGGGCAACGCACTCCCGCGGCCGGCGGCCCTCCTCTCTCTCAGCTTCGCCGACCCAGCACCCCTGTGTCCCGAATTCTCTGACCTCttgatggacggacggacggacggatgctaTAGCGTCCCCTTTTAA